One Molothrus aeneus isolate 106 chromosome 6, BPBGC_Maene_1.0, whole genome shotgun sequence genomic window carries:
- the PLEKHG3 gene encoding pleckstrin homology domain-containing family G member 3, with protein MPVPACPQRPALSLEPSCAMEDPRGTRTEPWAEGLHNANNNASPGGWPGARGGHPLAAFGSPGAKPSYLDRVVQEIVESERTYARDLRSIVEGYLGKIIDAEEPVLRPEQVSALFGNIEDIYELSSTLLQNLESCANDPVAVAVCFVTRSQEFAIYTQYCNNYPSSVAALTECMRSKVQARFLRECQERLRHALPLGAYLLKPVQRILKYHLLLQEIARHFEHKAGDDYELVLEAIDTMTCVAWYINDMKRKHEHAIRQQEIQSLLLGWKGPDLTSYGELVLEGTFRTQRVRHDRALFLFDKALLITKRRGDHYVYKSHIPCSSLMLIESTRDSLCFSLAHYKHGKQQHSLQAKSVEEKRVWTHHIKRLILENHHATIPQKAKEAILEMDLFYPPRLPRCSPERLKKSWSCQPLGDAATEPLQGRRQSEPFQHQGHMETLLERLQGHGGRRQSGVDSGRDQGARGADELGDTGVMPLSSPLPPEPTKHNLWHLGEQGLKVRPGVVGWGAQSLQPWHGALSLALTPTQNTGSNGALLEMGEPHQHPRAWAAVEGMVAEEEEEEEEEALGKDCQEELPESRDLLLEPQEEQAGEHPWVLEGPKRPSSWGPGSCEKVSVTPRPPPRSAQGPGTHTPNSSAEEHPKVPKSPSLVGTLALHSGDREPEHTAEDLQVLSSEEEEEEEEGEGAASILPPSVLDQASVIAERFGGGSSLSRRSSLALEGTLGRTPSHGGSTLSLDGGPPLESAEPGESRSAIPSPEPFIRARRESLLSNRDRLLLDKIKSYYGHAEHRDAGFGVRRRESLSFIPKGLVRSSVCRLNGLPRPPESPEPPSQPEAPELCQENGAQPPEPLLILEEDDVGTAVSPPGPPPQLLLTPPHLGTKVYQLARQYSLRIKSRRAGTRRPPLTPQEDGDLTPSTPLLAVPQDEALVASPSPRGPRSPSSPVGAEPFTWPDVQELRARFGGPRPPLVSRSRSAPEGPSRGGRPAGKERGSARSRSAETNGGSNTPSPAPARYSSDGALWVASEAPLGPGQRVVVLERLPEPPAYVQIRSPTTREKICLKAVVERCKAYQASEEYRRRCPETPGSPEPLRHGLVRDLRQKFQTLDAAS; from the exons ATGCCGGTGCCCGCGTGCCCGCAGcgccctgccctgagcctggagcccagctgtgccatggaGGATCCGCGCGGCACCAGGACCGAGCCATGGGCCGAGGGGCTCCATAACGCCAACAACAATGCGTCCCCAGGGGGGTGGCCCGGTGCCCGTGGTGGGCACCCCCTGGCAGCTTTCGGGAGTCCCGGGGCCAAGCCCAGCTACCTGGACCGTGTGGTGCAGGAGATCGTGGAGTCAGAGCGCACCTACGCCCGGGACCTGCGCAGCATCGTGGAG GGTTACCTGGGCAAGATCATCGACGCGGAGGAGCCGGTGCTGCGACCAGAGCAGGTCAGCGCGCTCTTCGGGAACATCGAGGACATCTATGAGCTCAGCAG caccCTCCTGCAAAACCTGGAGAGCTGCGCCAATGACCCCGTGGCTGTGGCCGTGTGCTTCGTCACCCGG agccaggaattTGCCATCTACACCCAGTACTGCAACAACTACCCCAG CTCGGTGGCAGCACTGACTGAGTGCATGAGGAGCAAGGTCCAGGCACGGTTCCTACGGGAATGCCAGGAGCGGCTGCGCCACGCGCTGCCCCTTGGGGCCTACCTGCTTAAGCCTGTCCAGAGGATCCTCAAGTAccacctgctgctccag gagatTGCCAGGCACTTCGAGCACAAGGCAGGGGATGACTACGAGCTGGTGCTGGAGGCCATCGACACCATGACCTGTGTGGCCTGGTACATCAATGACATGAAGCGCAAGCATGAGCACGCCATCCGCCAGCAG GAGATCCAGtcgctgctgctgggctggaaggggccaGACCTGACGAGCTAcggggagctggtgctggagggCACATTTCGGACACAGCGGGTGCGCCACGACCGTGCCCTCTTCCTCTTCGACAAGGCCCTGCTGATCACCAAGCGCCGTGGGGACCACTATGTCTACAAGAGCCACATCCCG TGCTCCTCGCTGATGCTGATTGAGAGCACGAGGGACTCTCTGTGCTTCAGCCTGGCACACTACAAGCAtggcaagcagcagcacagcctgcag gCCAAGAGCGTGGAGGAGAAGCGCGTGTGGACTCACCACATCAAGCGGCTCATCCTGGAGAATCACCATGCCACCATCCCCCAAAAG GCTAAGGAAGCCATCCTGGAGATGGACCTGTTCT atcCCCCACGCCTGCCCCGTTGCAGCCCTGAGCGCCTGAAGAAGAGCTggtcctgccagcccctgggtgACGCTGCCACCGAGCCACTCCAGGGACGCCGGCAGTCTG AGCCCTTCCAGCACCAGGGGCACATGGAGACGCTGCTGGAGCGGCTGCAGGGTCACGGGGGGCGCAGGCAGTCGGGTGTGGACAGCGGACGAGATCAGGGGGCTCGGGGTGCTGATGAGttgggggacacgggggtgaTGCCACTGTCATCTCCCCTCCCCCCAGAGCCCACCAAGCACAACCTGTGGCACCTGGGCGAGCAAG GGCTGAAGGTAAGGCCGGGTGTGGTGGGTTGGGGTGCCcagtccctccagccctggcacggggCGCTGAGCCTGGCGCTCACCCCCACACAGAATACCGGCAGCAATGGGGCGCTCCTGGAAATGGGGGAACCACACCagcaccccagagcctgggcagcGGTTGAGGGCATGGTGgcggaggaagaggaggaggaggaagaggaggctttGGGCAAGGactgccaggaggagctgccagagTCCAGGGATCTGCTGTtggagccccaggaggagcag GCTGGGGAACACCCATGGGTGCTGGAGGGACCCAAGCGGCCGAGCAGCTGGGGGCCAGGGAGCTGTGAGAAGGTCAGTGTGACCCCCCGGCCCCCACCCAGGAGTGCCCAGGGACCCGGCACCCACACCCCtaacagcagtgctgaggagcaCCCCAAGGTCCCCAAATCCCCGTCCCTGGTGGGGACCCTGGCGCTGCACAGCGGGGACAGGGAACCGGAGCACACTGCGGAGGATTTGCAGGTGTTGAgcagcgaggaggaggaggaggaggaggagggggaaggagccGCCAGCATCCTGCCACCCTCAGTGCTGGACCAGGCCAGCGTCATTGCTGAGCGGTTCGGTGGCGGCAGCAGCTTGTCCCGAAGGAGCAGCCTGGCGCTGGAGGGGACCCTGGGACGCACCCCCAGCCATGGTGGCAGCACCCTCAGCCTGGATGGGGGCCCGCCGCTCGAATCTGCGGAGCCTGGGGAGTCCCGCAGTGCCATCCCCTCGCCTGAGCCCTTCATCAGAGCCCGCCGGGAATCACTGCTCTCCAACCGGGACCGCCTGCTCCTCGACAAGATCAAGAGCTACTATGGCCATGCCGAGCACCGCGATGCCGGCTTCGGGGTGCGCCGCCGCGAGAGCCTCTCCTTCATCCCCAAGGGGCTGGTGCGGAGCTCCGTGTGCCGCCTCAATGGGCTCCCACGGCCCCCCgagagccctgagcccccctcCCAGCCCGAGGCACCAGAACTGTGCCAGGAGAATGGGGCGCAGCCTCCCGAGCCGCTGCTCATCCTGGAGGAGGATGATGTGGGCACCGCGGTGTcacccccagggccacccccgcagctgctgctgacaccCCCTCACCTGGGCACCAAGGTGTACCAGCTGGCGCGGCAGTACAGCCTCCGCATCAAGAGCCGCCGCGCCGGCACCCGCCGCCCTCCACTGACACCACAGGAGGACGGGGACCTCACTCCCAGCACCCCTttgctggctgtgcctcaggacgAGGCGCTGGTGGCATCCCCATCCCCACGTGGCCCCCGCAGCCCCTCGAGCCCCGTGGGCGCCGAACCCTTCACCTGGCCCGATGTGCAGGAGCTCCGTGCACGTTTCGGTGGCCCGCGGCCTCCACTGGTGAGCCGCAGCCGCTCAGCGCCCGAGGGTCCCAGCCGCGGTGGGCGCCCAGCCGGGAAGGAGCGGGGCAGTGCCCGGAGCCGCAGCGCTGAGACCAACGGGGGCTCCAACACCCCGAGCCCGGCACCAGCGCGGTACAGCAGTGACGGGGCGCTGTGGGTGGCTTCCGAAGCCCCTCTGGGCCCAGGGCAGCGGGTGGTAGTGCTGGAGCGGCTGCCAGAGCCCCCGGCCTACGTGCAGATCCGCTCGCCCACCACGCGGGAGAAGATCTGCCTGAAGGCCGTGGTGGAGCGCTGCAAAGCCTACCAGGCGTCCGAGGAGTACCGGCGGCGCTGTCCCGAGACCCCCGGCAGCCCCGAGCCGCTGCGTCACGGCCTCGTCAGGGACCTGCGGCAGAAGTTTCAGACCCTCGACGCTGCCAGCTAG